Within the Mycobacterium gordonae genome, the region GCGCCGATTACCGACGGTGCGGCCGCCGTCGTCCTCGCCGCCGACGGTCGCGCCCGAGAACTGCGCGAAAACCCTGCGTGGATAACAGGAATCGAGCACCGCATCGAGACACCCGCGCTGGGCCTGCGCGACCTCACGGTGTCCACGTCCACCGCGGTCTCGGCAAAGGCAGCCACCGGCGGCAAAGTAGAGGACATCGAAGTGGCAGAGCTTCATGCCCCGTTCACTCACCAGCATCTGATTCTCACCGAAGCGATAGGGTTGACCGACAACACCCTGGTGAACCCATCCGGCGGCGCATTGGCCGCCAACCCGATGTTTGTCGCCGGTCTTGAGCGAATCGGTTTTGCAGCACAGCACATCTGGGCCGGGTCAGCGCAGCGGGCACTGGCACACGCCACCAGCGGACCTGCGCTGCAACAAAACTTGGTCGCCGTCTTGGAAGGGAAGAACTGATGGCCGGCGCGGGTGCGCACCTAGCCGCTGTACTGGGAACCGGGCAAACGAAGTATGTTGCCAAACGCCAAGATGTCTCGATGAACGGCCTGGTGCGGGAAGCTATCGATCGAGCATTACAGGATTCCGGCTCCACGTTCGAGGACATCGACGCGGTGGTCGTCGGCAAAGCACCCGATTTTTTCGAGGGTGTCATGATGCCGGAACTTTTCATGGTCGATGCGATGGGCGCAACGGGCAAGCCGATTATCAGGGTCCACACCGCGGGCTCAGTCGGCGGATCCACCGGCGTGGTCGCAGCCAGCCTCGTGCAGTCCGGCAAGTACCGCCGTGTACTGGCCCTTGCCTGGGAAAAGCAATCAGAGTCGAACGCCATGTGGGCGTTGTCAATCCCCGTACCCTTCACCAAGCCGGTCGGCGCGGGTGCCGGTGGTTACTTCGCTCCGCACGTGCGGGCGTATATCCGCCGATCAGGAGCTCCCACACATATCGGCGCACTAGTTGCGGTCAAAGACCGACTCAACGGCAGCCGCAACCCGCTGGCGCATCTGCAGCAGCCCGATATCACCGTGGAAAAGGTTATGAAATCCCAGATGCTCTGGGACCCGATACGTTTTGACGAAACCTGTCCATCTTCGGATGGCGCCGCCGCACTCGTCATCGGCAACGAAGAGAGCGCCGAAGCGCGCTTGGCGCAGGGACAACCGGTTGCGTGGATACACGCCACCGCACTACGAACCGAACCGCTGGCGTTCTCCGGACGCGATCAGGTCAGCCCGCAAGCCGGACGAGATGCCGCTGCAGCCCTGTGGAAGGCCGCTGGCATCACTAGTCCGATCGATGAAATCGACGCTGCCGAAATTTACGTGCCATTCTCCTGGTTCGAACCGATGTGGCTGGAGAACCTTGGCTTTGCCGCCGAGGGCGAGGGATGGAAGCTCACTGAGGCTGGCGAGACCGCGATCGGGGGGCGAATACCGGTCAACGCGTCGGGGGGAGTGCTCTGCTCGAACCCGATTGGCGCTTCTGGGCTGATCCGCTTCGCCGAAGCGGCCATCCAGGTGATGGGCAAGGGCGGGGATCACCAGGTGCCGAACGCCCGAAAGGCCTTGGGCCACGCCTACGGCGGCGGATCCCAGTACTACTCGATGTGGGTAGTCGGCAGCGACAAACCCGGGCAAGCCGCGAAATGAAGTACACGCTCAGCATCGCGTTCAGCCCGATCGACCAACTGACCGGACTCGCGAAGACCGCAGAGGAAGTCGGGTTCGACTCCGTCGCGCTGCCGGATTCGATCTTCTACTTCGAGAAGCAGTCCGTCGACTATCCCTACACTGCAGACGGCAAGCGGATGTTCGACGAGAATGCCCCTTGGGTCGATCCGCTGATCCTGGCGGGCACCATGGGTGCGGTCACCTCGAAGCTGCGGTTCTACACCAACGTGATGAAGCTGGGTTCGCGCAACCCACTGCTACTGGCCCGACAGGTCGGCTCGGTCGCCAACCTCACCAACAACCGCTTCGGCTTCGGCGTGGGAATCGGCTGGGCGCCCGAGGAATTCGAATGGTGTGGGGTGCCGTACGCCCGTCGCGGCAAGCGCGTCGACGAGATGATCGAAGTGATCAAGCTGGTACTTGCCGGCGGGATGGTCGAATTCCATGGCGAGTTCTACGATTTCGACCGTCTGCAGATGAGTCCCGCACCCAGCGAGCCGGTGCCGTTCTACGTGGGCGGCCACACCGACGTCGCCCTCAAGCGTGCCGCGCGGGTCAGTGACGGCTGGACCAGCGCCATGATGACCCATGCGGAATTGGATGAGACCATCCGCAAGCTCAAGACGCTACTCGCCGAAAACGGCCGCGCAGACGACCCGTTCGAGTACCAGGCCGTCTGCATAGACAAGTTTGGCGTGGACGGTCATCGGGAGCTGGCCGAGATCGGGGTGACTGACTACATCACCATCCCGTGGGTCTTCGACGGGCTGGCCTTCGATGCGCCGCTGGACAAGAAGCAGGACTCGATGAAGCGATTCGCCGACACCTACATCCACTCGGGCTGGCAGGACAAGTGAGCCACCCCGCTCACGAGGCGGGCCGGCGCTCCCGCGAGGCGGTGGTCGCCCGCGACAAGGACGCCTGGCTGGCGGTCTTCGCCGACGACGCCATCGTCGAAGACCCCGTCGGCCCGTCGCCGTTCGATCCGGACGGCACGGGCCACCGCGGGCGTGCTGCCATATCGGCGTTCTGGGACAAGGCGATTGCGCCCACCACCAGCATCGAATTCTTCTTCCGCGACACCTACCAGTGCGGCAACGAGGAAGCCAATGTCGGGCACATCCTGATCACCACCGGCGATTACCAGACCACCGCCGAGGGCGTTTTCACGTACAAGGCCGACGACCAGGGGCAGATGGTGGCGCTGCGCGCCTACTGGGAGATCGATAAAGCGGCAGCAAGCACGAGGAAAAAGTAGCTCGGCCGGACCCGGTCGCGCTTACACTCGCACGCGTGGCTACTGAATTGCGCTATGACCGTTGGTTCCTGCCGCTGTCGGTTCCGCTCGGGCTCGGGCCGAAGCACAGCGAGGTTCGGGTCCAGGACGGCACTTTGCACGTCAAATTTGGCTGGGGCTTCAGTGCCGCGATTCCGGTTTCATCCGTCACCGAGGCCAAGCCGCGCACCGAGCGGGTGTTGTCCTGGGGCGCCCACGGATTCCGGGGACGCTGGCTGGTCAATGGCTCATCGAAGGGGATAGTCGAGTTGACCGTCAGCCCACCGGCGCAGGCACGCGTCATGGGCGTGCCGATCAACCTGAAGTCGTTGTACGTCAGCGTGACCGAGCCTGACGCGCTGATCAAAGCGGTCACCACGAAAGCATGACGGGAGCCCACTGGTGGAGGCAGGGGATTCCGGAAGCAGCACGCCCAACAAGCTACGCTTCCTCGCCATTGCGGTCGGCGCAGTAGCCGTCCTCGTCGCCGCGGGAATCACCGCGTACTTCGTGTTCTGGCGGGCGCCGTCCGGCCACGTGGTACGGAATCAGGCCGCCTCGCCGACCACCGCGACCGGACCTAAACAGGTGGTGCTGCCGTTCGACATCGGGGATCCCGACGGAGTCGCGGTGGACAGCGCGGGCAGTGTCTACGTCGCAGATTCCAGCCGCAATCAGGTCGTGAAGCTGCCGCCAGGCGCAACGAGCCAGCTTGTGCTGCCGTTCACCGGCCTGAACCGCCCGGCGGGCCTCGCGGTCGACGGCAGCGGGAACATCTACGTCGTCGACGCATCCAACAACCGGGTACTCAAACTCACGGCGGGCTCCACCGCGCCGGTTGAACTGCCTTTTCCCGGCCTCAATACCCCGCATGGCGTCGCCGTGGACGGCAACGGCAGCGTCTACATCGTCGACTCCGGCAACAGCCGGGTGCTCGAATTGGCCGCCGGCTCGGACAACCCCATCGAGTTGCCATTCACCGGCCTGAATCACCCGCTGGGCGCCGCCTTGGAC harbors:
- a CDS encoding thiolase domain-containing protein, which produces MAGAGAHLAAVLGTGQTKYVAKRQDVSMNGLVREAIDRALQDSGSTFEDIDAVVVGKAPDFFEGVMMPELFMVDAMGATGKPIIRVHTAGSVGGSTGVVAASLVQSGKYRRVLALAWEKQSESNAMWALSIPVPFTKPVGAGAGGYFAPHVRAYIRRSGAPTHIGALVAVKDRLNGSRNPLAHLQQPDITVEKVMKSQMLWDPIRFDETCPSSDGAAALVIGNEESAEARLAQGQPVAWIHATALRTEPLAFSGRDQVSPQAGRDAAAALWKAAGITSPIDEIDAAEIYVPFSWFEPMWLENLGFAAEGEGWKLTEAGETAIGGRIPVNASGGVLCSNPIGASGLIRFAEAAIQVMGKGGDHQVPNARKALGHAYGGGSQYYSMWVVGSDKPGQAAK
- a CDS encoding nuclear transport factor 2 family protein translates to MSHPAHEAGRRSREAVVARDKDAWLAVFADDAIVEDPVGPSPFDPDGTGHRGRAAISAFWDKAIAPTTSIEFFFRDTYQCGNEEANVGHILITTGDYQTTAEGVFTYKADDQGQMVALRAYWEIDKAAASTRKK
- a CDS encoding TIGR03619 family F420-dependent LLM class oxidoreductase, which produces MKYTLSIAFSPIDQLTGLAKTAEEVGFDSVALPDSIFYFEKQSVDYPYTADGKRMFDENAPWVDPLILAGTMGAVTSKLRFYTNVMKLGSRNPLLLARQVGSVANLTNNRFGFGVGIGWAPEEFEWCGVPYARRGKRVDEMIEVIKLVLAGGMVEFHGEFYDFDRLQMSPAPSEPVPFYVGGHTDVALKRAARVSDGWTSAMMTHAELDETIRKLKTLLAENGRADDPFEYQAVCIDKFGVDGHRELAEIGVTDYITIPWVFDGLAFDAPLDKKQDSMKRFADTYIHSGWQDK
- a CDS encoding NHL repeat-containing protein, which produces MEAGDSGSSTPNKLRFLAIAVGAVAVLVAAGITAYFVFWRAPSGHVVRNQAASPTTATGPKQVVLPFDIGDPDGVAVDSAGSVYVADSSRNQVVKLPPGATSQLVLPFTGLNRPAGLAVDGSGNIYVVDASNNRVLKLTAGSTAPVELPFPGLNTPHGVAVDGNGSVYIVDSGNSRVLELAAGSDNPIELPFTGLNHPLGAALDSAGAVYVADSDNNRIVKLAAGAPTTVDLPLTGLNFPHGVAVNLHGDVYVTDLNNNRVLKLTAGSSAPATLPFVDLDFPYGVAIDNHGNVYVADFHNRIVKLSTN